The following are encoded in a window of Cygnus atratus isolate AKBS03 ecotype Queensland, Australia chromosome 20, CAtr_DNAZoo_HiC_assembly, whole genome shotgun sequence genomic DNA:
- the LYRM9 gene encoding LYR motif-containing protein 9 isoform X2: MAPLPNAELVQNSLQLYHYLLRCCKQLPEENIRQHYRHAIRQSFKVHADEDNPERIQQIIKRAIEDADWVMNKYKKQK; encoded by the exons ATGGCTCCACTACCCAATGCTGAATTAGTTCAGAACTCTTTGCAATTATATCATTACCTGCTTCGATGCTGTAAGCAACTTCCCGAAGAGAATATTCGTCAGCATTACAGACATGCAATCAGGCAG AGTTTCAAAGTTCATGCGGATGAAGACAATCCTGAAAGGATCCAGCAAATTATTAAGAGAGCCATTGAAGATGCCGACTGGGTCATGAATAAA tataaaaaacagaagtag